A genomic window from Acidobacteriota bacterium includes:
- a CDS encoding DUF3455 domain-containing protein, translating to MYNRKIKHLIGLFILFVGVVLAIPVTRADDNHHLLKLPPGVCDSLEVPEGQNLVFRAYALGVQIYRWNGIGWDFVAPAATLYADSNYRGKVGIHYAGPTWESNSGGNVVARRLAGCTPDSTAIPWLLLQAVSTDGAGIFSKVTFIQRVNTTGGLAPATQGSSIGEERKVPYTAEYYFYRGED from the coding sequence ATGTACAACAGAAAAATCAAACATCTTATCGGTTTGTTCATTCTTTTTGTCGGAGTCGTGCTCGCCATTCCGGTTACGAGAGCAGACGACAATCACCATTTGCTGAAATTACCTCCCGGTGTCTGTGACAGTTTGGAAGTCCCGGAGGGTCAAAATCTGGTCTTTCGTGCCTATGCGCTTGGCGTGCAAATCTACAGATGGAACGGCATCGGTTGGGATTTTGTCGCACCGGCAGCGACTTTATATGCCGACTCAAACTATCGCGGAAAGGTCGGCATTCATTACGCAGGACCCACCTGGGAGAGCAACAGCGGCGGCAATGTCGTCGCCAGACGTCTTGCAGGTTGCACACCGGATTCGACGGCTATCCCCTGGTTACTGTTGCAAGCGGTATCGACTGATGGCGCGGGCATTTTCAGCAAAGTGACCTTCATACAACGGGTGAACACCACCGGTGGGTTAGCGCCTGCCACGCAGGGTTCAAGCATTGGCGAAGAAAGGAAAGTGCCCTACACGGCGGAGTATTACTTCTACCGCGGTGAAGATTAA
- a CDS encoding PBP1A family penicillin-binding protein, with protein MIKKAPAKKSLWRRIFSPVTLSILGVLIAIGLGIFAYFYHTYSQMIDARLRGDITIRTTGLYAAPRTIRTGQQSWSLTSLKTYLDSIGYVENGKQADVKRGRYEIKGNTIEIQTSNSAIINSVRQFPNIAVTFASSGKGVAKITGLDNKKNLDSTLLEPELLTAISNDKQNQRQKIVSYKDLPKDYINAVVAIEDRQFFEHSGINVRGIARALWRNVDEGQVQQGGSSITQQLVKNFFLSSERTVKRKLQEMMIAITLETKLSKEEIFQLYANEIFMGQNGSYSINGVGEAAEVYFNKDVLNLNLQECAFLAGIIRGPSLYSPYSNPEKAKARRNQVLDSMVEANFITREQADKAKATELKIEPKRKVLNSDAPFFVDYLQKQLNEEFASRDFNHDSYRVFTTIDMDLQRAADKAVSDGLAALDPIFSKRKKNPVPPGTLQAALVAMNAKTGEIVAMSGGRDYSASQLNRAVEANRQPGSVFKPIVYAAALNTAFEDAQENVITPATVFLDAPETFLYGGGKTYQPGNFGDVYSNKDVTVRDALVHSLNVVTVRIAERVGYNRVSRMAEKLGLPRPQNLPSTALGAAEATPLQVASAYTAFANGGKLSEAQVIKQITNSDGGSIIEAKNQKQQVLRPEISWLMTSIMQDVLARGTAARARQMGFTATAAGKTGTSRDGWFAGYTPNLVCVVWVGFDDNSELGLEGSKSALPIWTAFMKQALALRPDLGGNEFTKPDTLTSAEIDPATGLLSDDTCPNHRTEYFVGGTEPQMTCSSKPAQEGDAPLKPETEPQPEEPADPIDKMKKIMKEAAKDGREERKPKAEEKPPNKPDNQKP; from the coding sequence GTGATTAAAAAAGCGCCCGCAAAAAAAAGCCTCTGGCGACGCATCTTTTCGCCCGTCACGCTTTCCATTCTCGGTGTCTTGATTGCCATCGGTCTCGGCATTTTCGCTTATTTTTATCACACCTATTCGCAGATGATTGATGCGCGACTGCGCGGCGACATCACCATTCGCACGACGGGTCTTTATGCCGCGCCGCGTACCATTCGCACAGGGCAACAAAGCTGGTCACTCACGTCGCTTAAAACCTATCTCGACAGCATCGGCTATGTCGAAAACGGCAAACAGGCTGATGTCAAACGCGGGCGCTATGAAATCAAAGGCAACACCATCGAGATTCAAACCAGCAACTCGGCAATTATCAATAGCGTGCGCCAGTTTCCCAACATTGCCGTGACCTTCGCTAGTAGCGGCAAAGGGGTCGCGAAAATTACCGGTCTCGATAACAAAAAAAATCTCGATTCGACACTGCTTGAACCCGAACTCTTAACCGCCATATCCAACGATAAACAGAATCAACGACAAAAAATTGTCTCTTACAAAGACCTGCCAAAAGATTACATCAACGCGGTGGTTGCCATTGAAGACCGCCAGTTTTTCGAGCACAGCGGCATCAATGTTCGCGGCATTGCGCGCGCCTTGTGGCGCAACGTTGACGAAGGGCAGGTGCAGCAAGGCGGCTCTTCGATTACTCAACAACTGGTGAAAAACTTTTTTCTGTCATCAGAGCGCACCGTCAAACGCAAACTGCAAGAGATGATGATTGCCATCACCCTTGAAACCAAACTGTCGAAAGAAGAGATATTTCAACTCTATGCCAATGAAATTTTCATGGGGCAAAACGGCAGTTATTCGATTAACGGCGTAGGCGAAGCCGCCGAAGTCTATTTCAATAAAGATGTGTTGAATTTGAATTTGCAGGAGTGCGCCTTTTTAGCGGGCATCATTCGCGGACCAAGTCTCTATTCCCCATACAGCAATCCTGAGAAAGCCAAAGCCCGTCGCAATCAGGTTCTCGATTCGATGGTCGAAGCTAATTTCATTACCCGCGAACAAGCCGACAAAGCCAAAGCTACGGAACTCAAAATCGAACCCAAGCGCAAAGTTTTAAATTCCGACGCGCCGTTTTTTGTTGATTATTTACAGAAACAATTGAACGAAGAATTCGCCAGTCGCGATTTCAATCACGATTCTTATCGCGTCTTTACAACCATTGATATGGATTTGCAACGCGCCGCCGATAAGGCAGTAAGCGATGGACTGGCGGCGCTCGACCCGATATTTTCCAAACGCAAAAAAAATCCGGTGCCGCCGGGAACTCTGCAAGCGGCGCTCGTCGCGATGAATGCCAAGACCGGCGAAATTGTCGCCATGAGCGGCGGACGCGATTACAGCGCCTCGCAACTCAATCGCGCCGTTGAAGCCAATCGCCAACCGGGTTCGGTCTTCAAGCCCATCGTCTATGCCGCGGCGCTCAACACCGCTTTTGAAGACGCACAGGAAAATGTCATCACTCCGGCAACGGTTTTTCTTGATGCGCCGGAAACTTTTCTTTATGGCGGCGGCAAAACTTATCAGCCGGGAAATTTCGGCGATGTCTATTCCAATAAAGATGTGACGGTGCGCGATGCCTTGGTGCATTCATTGAATGTCGTCACGGTGCGCATTGCCGAGCGTGTCGGTTACAATCGGGTCTCACGGATGGCGGAAAAACTGGGATTGCCGCGCCCGCAAAATTTACCTTCGACGGCGCTCGGCGCAGCCGAAGCCACACCTTTGCAAGTCGCCTCGGCGTACACGGCATTCGCCAATGGCGGCAAACTCTCCGAAGCCCAGGTGATTAAACAGATCACCAATTCCGATGGCGGCTCAATCATCGAAGCCAAGAATCAAAAGCAACAGGTCTTGCGCCCGGAAATTTCCTGGTTGATGACATCAATCATGCAAGACGTGTTGGCGCGTGGCACAGCGGCGCGCGCCCGACAGATGGGCTTTACGGCGACAGCCGCAGGCAAGACCGGCACCTCGCGTGATGGTTGGTTTGCCGGATACACGCCCAATCTGGTTTGTGTTGTGTGGGTCGGCTTTGATGACAATTCCGAACTCGGACTCGAAGGCTCGAAATCGGCGCTGCCTATCTGGACAGCGTTTATGAAACAGGCGCTGGCTCTAAGACCTGACCTCGGCGGCAATGAATTTACCAAGCCCGATACGCTTACCAGCGCAGAGATTGACCCGGCAACCGGGCTTTTATCCGATGATACCTGTCCCAACCATCGCACAGAGTATTTTGTCGGCGGCACCGAACCGCAGATGACCTGTAGTTCAAAACCCGCGCAGGAAGGCGACGCGCCGCTCAAACCCGAAACCGAACCTCAACCCGAAGAACCCGCTGACCCGATAGATAAAATGAAAAAAATTATGAAGGAAGCGGCAAAGGATGGGCGCGAAGAACGCAAACCTAAAGCGGAAGAGAAGCCGCCGAATAAACCGGATAATCAGAAACCTTGA
- a CDS encoding winged helix-turn-helix domain-containing protein, whose protein sequence is MYQQKKNFYEFGEFRMDVGKRRLLRSGEIVPLAPKVFDLLLALTERSGKTIEKDELMQKIWPDTAVEENNLTQNIYTLRKIFGESRNDNRFIATVPGLGYRFVAQVKQVPFTDEEVTIIENREAHVTIAETFEADEAEVANHLPPTSTITTGSFPKVKEPYRIYKRRMVALLTVSLILLSAITYAFIRYWRATHSTPFQELTVNQLTLTGTTPRATISPDGRHVVYSVKQGNRDSLWLRQLATGSAQQIVPPEAATYNSLTFSHDGNYLYLVKRKVGDHENVLYKMPALGGISTKLAEGIEAVIALSPDDRQMVFIRNSESESALMIANADGSEERQLATRPITDYFKVPAWSPDGKMIACTIGCGETFNLQNGLIGISLADGKQIPLTNKKWFWTRWVEWLADGSGLLITAKEIDSQPGQVWYVSYPKGEVHRVTNDSKEYFSLNSAADSRKIAAIQTQLLSELWVAPLNENSPAKKLTFGTGYYSDVCFAADGRIVYSSLENGNWDIWRMNADGTGSQRLTSESSVDTHQTASRDGRYIVFASNRADAFNIWRMESDGSNPIPLTSGGGEKFPQCSPDSKWVMYYSVAPGDKAYSLWKVPIDGGQPVFLARQANRASISPDGKHVAFFARDPKTTHRHKILVISFDNGQLEKSFDLSPDIPLVPETRWTADGRALLYAVDQEGFSNIWMQPLDGSPAKRITDLKLEGRLIFDLSADGKNLVITRRLWTFDLLLLSNFQ, encoded by the coding sequence ATGTATCAGCAAAAAAAGAACTTTTATGAATTTGGCGAGTTTCGCATGGATGTTGGCAAGCGCAGGCTACTACGCAGCGGCGAGATTGTGCCGCTCGCCCCAAAGGTGTTTGATTTATTGCTGGCGCTCACCGAACGCAGCGGCAAGACGATTGAAAAAGATGAGTTGATGCAGAAGATTTGGCCTGATACGGCGGTTGAAGAAAACAACCTGACACAAAATATCTATACCTTGAGAAAAATTTTCGGTGAGAGTCGCAATGACAATCGCTTCATCGCTACGGTTCCGGGTCTCGGCTATCGTTTCGTAGCCCAGGTCAAGCAGGTGCCCTTCACTGACGAAGAGGTAACGATTATCGAAAACCGGGAAGCGCACGTCACTATTGCCGAAACCTTTGAAGCGGATGAAGCGGAAGTTGCGAACCACCTGCCACCCACATCAACGATAACCACCGGCAGCTTCCCCAAGGTCAAGGAGCCATATCGAATTTATAAAAGAAGAATGGTTGCGCTTTTGACGGTATCACTGATCCTGCTTTCGGCGATCACCTATGCGTTCATACGCTATTGGCGGGCGACTCATTCAACGCCTTTTCAAGAATTGACGGTCAATCAACTGACGCTCACCGGCACGACCCCGCGCGCCACCATTTCGCCCGATGGCAGGCATGTGGTTTATTCAGTCAAGCAGGGCAACCGCGATAGTTTATGGTTGCGTCAACTGGCGACCGGCAGCGCCCAGCAGATTGTGCCGCCGGAAGCTGCGACCTACAACAGCCTGACCTTTTCGCACGATGGCAATTACCTCTATCTGGTGAAGCGGAAAGTGGGCGACCACGAGAATGTGCTTTATAAAATGCCCGCGCTTGGCGGCATATCGACTAAACTCGCTGAGGGAATCGAAGCGGTTATTGCGCTTTCGCCCGATGACCGGCAGATGGTGTTTATACGCAATTCGGAAAGCGAAAGCGCGCTGATGATTGCCAATGCCGATGGCAGCGAAGAACGCCAGCTTGCCACTCGCCCGATTACCGATTATTTCAAAGTTCCGGCGTGGTCGCCTGATGGCAAAATGATTGCCTGTACGATTGGCTGCGGCGAAACCTTTAACCTGCAAAACGGTTTGATTGGTATCAGTCTCGCAGATGGCAAGCAAATCCCGCTCACCAACAAAAAATGGTTTTGGACACGCTGGGTGGAATGGCTCGCCGATGGCAGCGGATTGTTGATAACCGCTAAAGAGATTGATTCACAACCCGGACAGGTCTGGTATGTCTCTTACCCGAAAGGTGAAGTCCATCGGGTTACCAACGACTCAAAAGAATATTTCAGCCTGAATTCGGCAGCCGATTCCAGAAAAATTGCCGCGATTCAAACTCAACTGCTTTCGGAACTCTGGGTAGCGCCGCTGAACGAGAATAGCCCGGCGAAAAAACTCACCTTCGGAACCGGCTATTATTCCGATGTGTGCTTTGCTGCTGATGGGCGAATCGTTTATTCATCACTCGAAAATGGTAATTGGGACATCTGGCGCATGAATGCCGATGGCACAGGAAGTCAGCGACTGACTTCCGAAAGCAGCGTTGATACACACCAAACGGCTTCGCGCGATGGGCGCTATATCGTCTTTGCGTCCAATCGCGCTGATGCCTTCAATATCTGGCGAATGGAAAGCGATGGCAGCAATCCCATACCCTTGACTTCAGGCGGTGGAGAAAAATTTCCTCAATGTTCGCCCGACAGCAAGTGGGTGATGTATTACTCTGTGGCTCCGGGCGATAAAGCCTACTCGTTGTGGAAAGTTCCGATAGATGGCGGGCAGCCGGTTTTTCTCGCCAGGCAAGCCAACCGTGCATCAATTTCGCCTGATGGCAAACACGTCGCCTTTTTTGCCCGCGACCCGAAAACGACCCATCGCCATAAAATTCTCGTCATCTCATTTGACAACGGACAACTCGAAAAAAGCTTTGACTTGTCGCCGGATATTCCTTTGGTGCCTGAGACTCGTTGGACAGCCGATGGGCGGGCGCTGTTGTATGCAGTTGACCAGGAGGGCTTTTCAAACATCTGGATGCAGCCGCTCGACGGCAGCCCTGCCAAACGCATTACCGATTTGAAGCTTGAGGGACGGTTGATATTTGACCTGTCGGCGGATGGCAAAAATCTGGTCATCACCAGGCGACTGTGGACGTTTGATCTTTTGTTGCTTTCTAATTTTCAATAG
- the mgtE gene encoding magnesium transporter gives MRDDRLKLMLDSIVRLARRGAMSNAVNLLTKLRPVDIAQILGQLQTHDREILFKSFLDNDLTKAAEALSEIETEDAVELLAGLNREDATRLLQELPSDDAAVLVAEMPEESREELLEAMKLELSTDVQELLGFADETAGRIMTPDFFALDEDLTISEAITALQRRSEDFEMAFYLYVIDSRNHLLGVVSLRQLLLNPPSTPLKKIMMGDVIKVTTDTDQEEVARVVATYNLLAIPVVDSENKLVGIITVDDIIDVIREEATEDIYALAGVNADERAFGDWMTSMKLRLPWLALTLGTALLGVAVVQFFIGTIQTNTWLAALIPVVVTMGSYAATQTMTVVVRGLQLGEIDWENSWRVMAKELLVGFVTGVAIALLVFGVIWLWFDLQLGAIIGVTMIPSILLAGLIGTLIPVVLKRFHFDPALASSVFVVTLTDVLALFGYLGIASLSIKYLGK, from the coding sequence ATGCGAGACGACCGCCTCAAACTGATGCTCGATTCAATCGTTCGACTTGCGCGCCGTGGCGCTATGTCGAATGCCGTAAACCTGCTCACTAAACTCCGCCCGGTTGACATCGCCCAAATCCTCGGGCAACTGCAAACTCACGACCGCGAAATTCTTTTCAAAAGTTTCCTCGATAACGATTTAACCAAAGCCGCCGAAGCCCTTTCGGAAATTGAGACCGAAGACGCCGTTGAATTATTGGCTGGACTCAACCGCGAAGACGCGACCCGTTTATTGCAGGAATTGCCATCGGACGACGCGGCGGTGCTGGTTGCCGAAATGCCCGAAGAATCGCGCGAAGAGTTGCTTGAAGCCATGAAATTGGAACTCTCGACCGATGTGCAGGAGTTGCTCGGCTTTGCCGATGAAACCGCCGGTCGCATCATGACGCCCGATTTTTTTGCGCTGGATGAAGATTTAACCATTTCCGAAGCCATCACCGCTTTGCAGCGCCGTTCGGAAGATTTCGAGATGGCATTTTATTTATATGTCATCGATTCGCGCAATCATTTGCTGGGCGTCGTCAGTCTCCGGCAGTTGTTACTCAATCCGCCATCCACGCCGCTCAAAAAAATCATGATGGGCGACGTGATTAAAGTGACAACCGACACCGATCAGGAAGAGGTCGCGCGCGTCGTTGCGACCTATAACCTGCTGGCGATTCCCGTGGTTGACAGCGAAAATAAGCTCGTCGGCATTATCACGGTTGACGACATCATTGACGTTATTCGCGAAGAAGCCACCGAAGATATTTATGCGCTGGCGGGTGTGAATGCTGATGAACGCGCCTTTGGTGATTGGATGACCTCAATGAAATTGCGACTACCGTGGCTGGCATTGACGCTCGGTACGGCGCTTTTAGGTGTAGCAGTGGTGCAATTTTTTATCGGGACGATTCAAACGAATACCTGGCTTGCGGCGTTGATTCCGGTAGTCGTGACGATGGGAAGTTATGCTGCAACGCAAACCATGACGGTAGTCGTTCGCGGGTTGCAACTTGGCGAAATCGATTGGGAGAACAGTTGGCGCGTAATGGCTAAAGAATTACTGGTTGGTTTTGTGACCGGCGTGGCAATTGCGCTGTTGGTTTTTGGGGTCATTTGGTTGTGGTTTGATTTGCAACTTGGGGCAATCATCGGGGTGACCATGATTCCGAGTATTTTACTTGCGGGACTCATCGGTACATTGATTCCCGTGGTGCTTAAACGCTTTCACTTCGACCCGGCGCTGGCGTCTTCGGTGTTTGTGGTGACGCTTACCGACGTGTTGGCGTTATTCGGCTATCTTGGTATTGCCAGTTTATCAATCAAATATCTGGGCAAATAG
- a CDS encoding P-loop NTPase fold protein — protein sequence MSMQGTCRTYLIPDDPADNNIFPAVERIADAIAEIIRHEEKGGKAIGLEGNWGSGKTTIVNQICSKFVGESNYTFFLFDAWAHEGDPLRRTFIEELIDHLIQNNWIDSNYWSEQKEIIAQRKEIKKTKNKPHVTMFGMIVIVLFFLVPIGVAFLNAALKDNLTIDLSSSLSGKFLIGLTLTLSPLFAVFIGAICQFIGAIYQKLCKKNAQSLEIRSLIWTMLINKAISKEQTKTNKTTNPTSVEFEKIFGEIMKAALTKDDRKIVLVLDNLDRIAPSEALKIWATLQTFLRPRTHTNNEWLKRLWIIMPYDLDGISSLWNKPKTGSENKKEITKPQNAQENVNSPVNKDDARAIKKAEANENILALSFLDKCFQIRFEVPPPVLSNWQDYLFKLCQKAFPNHQESEFHIIYKLYVWFLYKQDILPNPRQLILYVNQIGSLHMQWCNKIPLSHLAYYALLRRLNINVVEELLKGDLPHQVVEGFLDDKPKDNLAALAFNVDAETAKQIVLMNPLKEAFEIGSVEKVQDLYRSHYDNGFWQALDNHLDWKLLDNKTLATAAYCLYESGIFNPEKRAALSPSDRVQHRIPTEIDFIKNAIKTTALKIPTWQPLNNEMSQGLIGLFSLLSSEEFTIKILGNISSNFAKQIDGHPYPIQNVEAAIAALKQIRESLKQAHINVFSQGIIEPMATRLRSPNPLPYLELNPLLGCMVELSVEDELSRKVLQQVASDKNFVAQIKALFEKGDLKSLAISQEYYQTIGLGLFILLRDNPKSITPDFLAPSQLFKDWMKELGQNSINAYSVFSEKLAEILINYGETQLIINLFDGDPTKGALAIECLKIITSQETSSMFFTLTTIDQNWDLFKALIPDSKLKGFQKSLRFETSLEELSLSKLINQLVNNPESFIEVTKLSFNSDKVLFYVLILYHDGFSNNEFINWVSSGLKSISKEQWLSDLQTDGKLFTLIASLSINDQLISLPNFQDAILGQSALILNSQLPESGSFLARLQESEENLLIKYSSPSFAERNILCKKIYNLTLERNGEFPYLFLKLFGREITRPEIIQGDERVLSDLFVPILNQNTDVGLAWLEQALKQNLDSLKIHSKSFTKFRDTVRDILYKNTFGDKVKIKRLKSIAPVLSVAVRRGEVSDGWAASPSQKEFEVDWATAEAAFVSQAFVISNFHMEGGENDFTIKNPKEIVNIAKVLEIPPLNEPLLKILEEEFTF from the coding sequence ATGAGTATGCAAGGAACCTGTAGAACTTATTTAATCCCCGATGATCCCGCAGACAATAATATCTTTCCTGCTGTTGAAAGAATTGCTGATGCTATTGCAGAAATCATTCGCCACGAAGAAAAGGGCGGAAAAGCTATTGGACTTGAAGGTAACTGGGGGTCAGGTAAAACTACGATAGTGAATCAAATCTGCTCCAAGTTTGTAGGCGAATCCAATTATACATTCTTCCTTTTTGATGCTTGGGCGCATGAAGGTGATCCATTAAGAAGAACCTTTATCGAAGAGTTAATTGATCACTTAATTCAAAATAATTGGATCGATTCTAACTATTGGAGCGAACAAAAAGAAATCATTGCCCAAAGAAAAGAGATAAAAAAAACAAAAAACAAGCCTCATGTGACAATGTTTGGGATGATTGTTATTGTTCTCTTCTTCTTGGTTCCCATTGGGGTAGCTTTTTTAAATGCTGCACTGAAAGACAATTTGACGATAGATTTATCCTCATCACTCTCGGGAAAATTTTTAATAGGTTTGACACTTACACTCAGCCCCTTATTTGCCGTTTTTATAGGTGCAATATGTCAATTTATAGGTGCGATATATCAAAAACTTTGCAAGAAAAACGCTCAATCATTAGAAATCCGCTCGTTAATCTGGACGATGTTAATTAACAAAGCCATTTCCAAAGAACAAACCAAAACAAATAAAACCACGAACCCAACATCAGTTGAATTTGAAAAAATATTTGGGGAAATAATGAAAGCAGCACTCACCAAGGACGATAGGAAAATCGTCCTAGTGCTGGACAATCTTGATCGCATTGCTCCTTCAGAAGCTTTGAAGATTTGGGCGACCTTACAGACTTTCCTTCGTCCCCGAACTCATACTAATAATGAATGGTTGAAACGATTATGGATAATTATGCCGTATGACCTTGATGGTATCTCAAGCTTATGGAATAAACCCAAAACTGGAAGCGAAAATAAAAAGGAAATTACGAAACCTCAAAATGCTCAGGAAAATGTTAATTCACCAGTAAATAAAGATGATGCTAGGGCAATAAAAAAAGCCGAAGCGAATGAAAACATTTTGGCTTTATCATTTTTGGATAAATGTTTTCAAATCCGATTTGAAGTTCCTCCGCCTGTACTATCAAACTGGCAAGATTACCTATTCAAACTTTGCCAGAAGGCTTTTCCGAATCATCAAGAATCAGAATTTCACATTATTTATAAGCTGTACGTTTGGTTTTTATATAAACAGGACATTTTGCCCAATCCAAGGCAACTGATCTTATATGTTAATCAAATCGGTTCCTTACATATGCAGTGGTGTAACAAAATCCCATTATCGCACTTGGCATATTATGCCTTACTTCGTCGCCTCAATATCAATGTTGTAGAAGAGTTATTGAAGGGAGATTTACCTCACCAAGTCGTTGAAGGGTTCCTTGATGATAAGCCTAAAGATAACCTTGCGGCACTCGCCTTTAATGTTGATGCGGAAACTGCAAAACAAATCGTTTTAATGAATCCGCTTAAAGAGGCTTTTGAAATTGGCAGCGTTGAAAAAGTACAGGATTTATATCGCAGCCACTATGACAATGGTTTTTGGCAAGCTTTAGACAATCACTTAGATTGGAAATTGTTAGATAATAAAACCTTGGCAACTGCTGCGTACTGTCTTTATGAAAGCGGGATATTTAATCCAGAGAAAAGAGCAGCATTGTCACCTTCTGATAGAGTCCAACATAGAATTCCCACAGAGATAGACTTCATAAAAAATGCGATAAAAACTACTGCATTAAAAATCCCAACTTGGCAACCACTAAATAATGAAATGTCTCAAGGGCTTATAGGACTTTTTAGTCTGCTTTCTAGCGAAGAGTTCACAATTAAAATTCTAGGCAATATCTCATCAAATTTTGCCAAACAAATTGACGGGCACCCTTACCCCATCCAGAATGTCGAGGCTGCTATTGCAGCTTTGAAACAAATCCGAGAATCATTAAAGCAAGCCCATATAAATGTTTTCTCACAAGGCATTATTGAACCGATGGCTACAAGACTACGTTCACCCAATCCTTTACCTTACCTTGAACTCAACCCTTTGTTAGGATGCATGGTTGAATTAAGTGTAGAAGATGAACTTTCCCGTAAGGTGCTCCAACAAGTAGCTTCAGATAAAAACTTCGTCGCACAAATAAAAGCATTATTTGAAAAAGGCGACCTGAAATCTTTAGCAATATCGCAAGAATATTATCAAACTATAGGGCTAGGTCTTTTTATTTTGCTTCGTGATAATCCAAAATCAATTACGCCCGATTTTTTAGCGCCTTCACAATTATTTAAGGATTGGATGAAAGAGCTTGGGCAAAACTCCATTAATGCATATAGTGTATTCTCAGAAAAACTTGCAGAAATTCTTATAAACTATGGTGAAACCCAGTTAATTATTAACCTGTTTGATGGCGACCCAACCAAAGGGGCATTAGCAATTGAGTGTCTGAAAATCATTACCTCCCAGGAAACCTCCTCAATGTTCTTTACTTTAACTACCATTGATCAAAACTGGGATTTGTTTAAAGCCTTAATCCCAGATAGTAAGTTAAAAGGGTTTCAAAAGAGTTTGAGATTTGAAACTTCCTTGGAAGAACTTTCTTTAAGTAAATTGATCAATCAATTAGTCAACAACCCCGAAAGTTTTATAGAAGTGACTAAACTCTCATTTAACTCGGATAAAGTCTTATTTTATGTACTCATACTTTATCATGATGGTTTTTCAAATAATGAGTTCATAAACTGGGTTTCAAGCGGTTTAAAATCTATAAGCAAAGAGCAATGGTTATCCGACCTTCAAACTGATGGCAAGCTTTTTACACTTATCGCCAGTTTATCAATTAACGATCAACTTATTTCTTTACCCAATTTTCAAGATGCAATACTTGGTCAGTCCGCATTAATATTAAATTCTCAACTCCCTGAATCTGGCTCATTTTTGGCTCGATTACAGGAATCCGAAGAAAACCTCTTAATCAAATACTCATCACCGTCTTTTGCCGAACGCAATATACTTTGTAAAAAAATATATAATCTTACATTGGAGAGGAACGGAGAGTTTCCATATCTATTTCTAAAATTATTTGGTAGAGAGATTACCCGTCCCGAAATTATTCAAGGAGACGAACGAGTCCTTTCTGATTTATTTGTACCTATTTTGAATCAGAACACAGATGTTGGCTTAGCTTGGTTAGAACAGGCATTAAAGCAAAATCTTGATTCACTAAAAATACATTCAAAATCATTCACTAAGTTTAGAGATACCGTGCGTGACATTCTCTACAAAAATACTTTCGGGGATAAAGTTAAAATTAAACGCCTTAAAAGTATTGCACCTGTACTAAGCGTTGCAGTCAGACGGGGAGAGGTATCCGACGGGTGGGCTGCAAGCCCCTCTCAAAAAGAATTTGAGGTTGATTGGGCAACAGCAGAAGCAGCCTTTGTTAGCCAAGCTTTTGTCATATCGAACTTCCATATGGAAGGCGGTGAAAATGATTTTACAATAAAAAACCCTAAAGAAATTGTGAACATTGCGAAGGTGCTTGAGATTCCACCACTGAACGAACCTTTACTCAAAATCCTCGAAGAGGAATTTACTTTTTAA